In Anaerostipes hadrus ATCC 29173 = JCM 17467, a single genomic region encodes these proteins:
- a CDS encoding helix-turn-helix domain-containing protein translates to MDYQSYLSHNVAVNLKRIRTSKGMSLDVLSEQTGVSKSMLAQIEKGTANPSLGVLGKITSGLRIEFQELIDTPPMESCLVTPDQMTPTKEMIGEYKVWTCFPYEDNHQLEIYRIDIEPGGKYISGSHGEKTREYLSVTDGELTIECGEDVQKITKGEIYRFETDKKHNYKNETQQKTSFICVFVDYR, encoded by the coding sequence ATGGATTATCAATCATACCTATCTCACAATGTAGCTGTCAACCTAAAAAGAATTCGAACTTCCAAGGGCATGAGTCTTGATGTACTATCAGAACAAACAGGTGTTAGTAAAAGTATGTTAGCTCAGATTGAGAAAGGAACAGCAAATCCATCGTTAGGTGTTTTAGGAAAGATCACAAGCGGATTAAGAATCGAATTCCAAGAATTAATTGATACTCCGCCAATGGAATCCTGCCTTGTAACACCAGATCAGATGACACCAACAAAAGAAATGATCGGTGAATACAAAGTATGGACATGTTTTCCATACGAAGATAATCACCAATTAGAGATTTACCGCATTGATATCGAACCAGGGGGTAAATATATCAGTGGCAGCCATGGAGAGAAGACAAGAGAATATCTTTCAGTTACAGATGGAGAACTTACGATTGAGTGTGGTGAAGATGTTCAGAAGATCACAAAAGGGGAAATCTATCGATTTGAAACAGATAAAAAACATAATTATAAAAATGAAACACAACAAAAGACAAGTTTTATCTGTGTGTTTGTAGATTATCGGTAA
- the metE gene encoding 5-methyltetrahydropteroyltriglutamate--homocysteine S-methyltransferase, with protein MLTSIIGFPRVGNLRELKFATEKYFKHQISQERLQTVAKEIREKQWRLLKENGIDLIPSNDFSFYDTLLDSAALFNIIPSRYKELNLSDLDTYFAMSRGYQGDHGDVRALAMKKWFNTNYHYMVPEIEDDTEIKLTGTKLFDEFHEALHLGILTKPVITGPFTLLKLIRYTGEKQLPDFVEPMIHAYEDLISKAQGTEISWIQFDEPYLVHDLSSDDIALFKKIYTLLLAKKGNLKVLVQTYFGDVRDIYHELTSLDFDGIGLDFIEGKETKSLIKKEGFPKNKLLFVGIVNGKNIWKNHYGDSLATITWLKNSEISTVINTSCSLLHVPYTLKNETKLDADYTKHFAFAEEKLEELNELKILSDLDSYETHPAFIKNLELFSSKRKNSYDPEVSKRVSEITDQDFTRLPDFFEREKIQKDVFKLPLLSTTTIGSFPQTLDVKTNRSAFRKGEISESEYVDFNRKKIAECVKLQEEIGLDVLVHGEYERNDMVEYFGQQLNGYLFTEKAWVQSYGTRCVKPPIIWGDVSRPEPMTVSWSVYAQSLTDHPMKGMLTGPVTILNWSFPREDISVKESTYQIALAIRDEVLDLEANGIHIIQIDEAALREKLPLRKSDWYCEYLDWAIPAFRLVHSKVKPETQIHTHMCYSEFTDIIPAIDDMDADVITFEASRSDLLILDSLKENHFKTEVGPGVYDIHSPRVPSVEEIKTALNKMLDKIEIEKLWVNPDCGLKTRGNEETTASLKNLVAAAKELREVKDF; from the coding sequence ATGTTAACATCAATCATTGGTTTCCCAAGAGTTGGAAACTTAAGAGAACTAAAATTTGCCACAGAAAAATATTTTAAACATCAGATCTCACAGGAACGTTTGCAAACAGTTGCGAAAGAAATCCGTGAAAAACAATGGAGATTATTAAAAGAAAATGGAATTGACCTGATCCCATCCAATGATTTCTCATTTTACGATACATTGCTTGACAGTGCAGCTTTGTTTAATATCATTCCATCTCGTTATAAAGAGTTAAATTTATCTGATCTTGATACTTACTTCGCAATGTCCCGCGGATATCAAGGAGATCACGGAGATGTTCGTGCACTTGCTATGAAAAAATGGTTTAACACGAATTATCACTACATGGTACCTGAAATTGAAGATGACACAGAAATCAAACTTACAGGTACAAAACTTTTTGATGAATTTCATGAAGCTCTTCATCTAGGAATTTTAACAAAACCTGTGATCACAGGACCATTTACTTTATTAAAATTAATTCGATATACTGGGGAAAAACAACTTCCTGATTTTGTAGAACCAATGATTCATGCATATGAGGACCTTATTTCTAAGGCTCAAGGAACAGAGATTTCATGGATTCAGTTTGATGAACCTTATTTAGTACATGATCTGTCTTCCGATGATATTGCATTGTTTAAGAAAATCTATACATTGCTTTTAGCAAAAAAAGGAAATTTAAAAGTTCTTGTTCAAACATACTTTGGTGATGTCCGTGATATTTATCATGAACTGACTTCTCTTGATTTTGATGGAATTGGACTTGATTTTATCGAAGGAAAAGAAACAAAATCTTTGATCAAAAAAGAAGGATTTCCAAAAAATAAACTTCTCTTTGTTGGAATTGTAAATGGAAAAAATATCTGGAAAAATCATTATGGAGACTCTTTAGCTACTATCACATGGCTTAAAAACTCTGAAATCTCAACTGTGATCAATACTTCTTGCTCTCTTTTACATGTTCCATACACACTGAAGAACGAAACAAAATTAGATGCTGATTATACAAAACACTTTGCTTTCGCAGAAGAAAAATTAGAAGAATTAAATGAATTGAAAATATTAAGTGATCTTGATTCTTACGAGACACATCCTGCCTTTATTAAAAACTTGGAATTATTCTCATCAAAACGTAAGAATTCTTATGATCCTGAAGTTTCAAAACGTGTATCTGAGATCACAGATCAAGATTTTACCCGACTTCCTGACTTCTTTGAACGTGAAAAGATTCAAAAAGATGTCTTTAAACTACCACTGCTTTCAACAACTACCATTGGATCTTTTCCTCAGACTTTGGATGTTAAAACAAATCGTAGTGCATTTAGAAAAGGTGAGATCAGCGAAAGTGAGTATGTTGACTTTAACCGTAAAAAGATTGCAGAGTGCGTAAAATTACAAGAAGAAATTGGATTAGATGTCCTTGTTCATGGAGAATATGAGCGAAATGATATGGTTGAATATTTCGGGCAGCAATTAAATGGTTATCTGTTTACTGAAAAAGCCTGGGTACAGTCTTATGGAACACGTTGTGTGAAACCACCGATCATCTGGGGTGACGTATCCCGTCCAGAACCTATGACTGTTTCTTGGTCTGTTTATGCACAAAGCCTTACAGATCACCCTATGAAAGGAATGTTGACTGGACCTGTTACGATCCTTAACTGGTCATTCCCTAGAGAAGATATTTCTGTCAAAGAAAGCACTTACCAGATTGCTTTAGCAATCCGTGATGAAGTTTTAGATCTCGAAGCAAATGGTATTCACATCATCCAAATTGACGAAGCTGCTCTTCGTGAAAAACTTCCTCTTCGTAAATCTGATTGGTATTGCGAATATCTTGATTGGGCAATTCCTGCCTTCCGTCTAGTACATAGCAAAGTAAAACCAGAAACACAGATTCATACACATATGTGCTATAGCGAATTTACTGATATCATTCCAGCAATTGATGATATGGATGCAGATGTGATCACTTTTGAAGCTTCCAGATCTGATCTTTTGATCCTTGATTCTCTGAAAGAAAATCATTTCAAAACAGAAGTTGGTCCTGGTGTCTATGACATTCACTCTCCACGAGTTCCTTCCGTTGAAGAAATCAAGACTGCATTAAATAAAATGTTAGATAAGATTGAAATTGAAAAGTTATGGGTAAATCCAGACTGTGGATTGAAAACACGTGGAAATGAAGAAACAACTGCAAGTCTTAAAAATCTTGTAGCTGCTGCAAAAGAATTAAGAGAAGTAAAAGATTTTTAA
- a CDS encoding ATP-dependent helicase, with amino-acid sequence MDQLLCQLNQKQLEAVTSTEGFIRVIAGAGSGKTRALSHRFAFLVNEIGILPGNILCVTFTNKAANEMRHRIHNLIADNDTGYINTFHGFCVSILQEDSHAVQYPKNFLVLDNQDIDSMLKIIYEERRLTLRHKTFSKARDMIEMYKLERYPNYYLDLITMSLDTLRQKYLRATDVNDIIFYGYLYQEKKCFGLDYNDLLKFSLYIFEKNKEIRLKWQKRLEYIMIDEFQDIDKIQYQLMKVLCGYHKNLFIVGDPDQTIYSWRGADINYLLNFDKAFPDVKTIMMNENYRSTPQILSVCNSLIDKNKNRMKKDLLPMCHSKNSVLYYHGDTSEEESDWIADQIIKLHKKDISYKDITILYRAHYVTRTLEETLLKKKIPYSIYSGIQFFERMEVKDALSYLRMITYKDDLSFLRIVNVPKRNIGKKRMEFLQAYVNAHHCSFYEALKECVEDPIFKGTDAKDFISLIDAFSVTYEQRTISEVLSDILDRSGYEEMLRTTGNQERLDNLAELKQAVYDYEISCGEEALLPDYLDHIALFTNSDVTDDSDKVKLMTVHAAKGLEFPHVFLCALNEGIFPSKKTSTIEGMEEERRLAFVAMSRAMKSLFLSESHGKNFDGSTRYPSRFILDIDQKFLEYVKKPEDTLIAETKNYIHYSNRYLDGYVAEQTFQVGDKIIHNVFGQGRIKSILSDRNAYMIKFEQIETPRIISFRVPIKRA; translated from the coding sequence TTGGATCAATTATTATGCCAATTAAACCAGAAACAACTAGAAGCTGTTACATCTACAGAAGGTTTTATCCGAGTGATCGCAGGGGCCGGTTCTGGAAAAACCAGAGCGTTATCTCACAGATTTGCCTTTTTGGTTAACGAAATTGGAATTTTGCCAGGCAATATCCTTTGTGTTACTTTCACAAACAAAGCTGCTAACGAAATGAGACATCGGATTCATAATCTCATTGCTGATAACGATACTGGTTATATTAATACCTTCCATGGATTTTGTGTATCCATTCTACAGGAAGACTCCCATGCCGTACAATATCCAAAGAATTTTCTTGTTTTAGACAATCAGGATATTGATTCTATGTTAAAGATCATTTATGAGGAACGCAGACTTACACTTCGTCATAAGACATTTTCAAAGGCAAGAGATATGATCGAGATGTATAAATTAGAACGATATCCTAATTATTATCTTGATCTGATCACAATGTCCCTTGATACATTACGGCAAAAATATTTGAGGGCTACCGATGTGAATGATATCATTTTTTATGGATATTTATATCAGGAGAAGAAATGTTTTGGTCTCGATTACAACGATCTTTTGAAATTTTCTCTTTATATTTTTGAAAAGAATAAAGAGATCCGTTTAAAATGGCAGAAACGTCTGGAATACATCATGATCGATGAGTTCCAGGATATTGATAAGATTCAATATCAATTAATGAAAGTCTTATGCGGATATCATAAAAACCTCTTTATTGTAGGAGACCCAGATCAGACAATCTATTCCTGGCGTGGTGCAGATATCAACTATCTCCTTAATTTTGACAAAGCTTTCCCTGATGTTAAAACGATCATGATGAATGAAAATTATCGTTCTACTCCTCAGATCTTATCGGTATGCAATTCACTGATCGATAAGAATAAAAATCGTATGAAAAAGGACCTTCTGCCAATGTGTCATAGCAAAAATTCAGTGCTTTATTATCACGGAGATACTTCAGAAGAGGAATCTGATTGGATCGCAGATCAGATCATAAAATTACATAAAAAAGATATCTCATATAAGGATATCACGATTCTTTATCGTGCTCATTACGTTACCCGAACCTTGGAAGAGACATTGTTAAAAAAGAAAATCCCATATAGCATCTATAGTGGAATTCAATTTTTTGAGCGAATGGAAGTAAAAGACGCACTGTCTTATCTGCGTATGATCACATACAAAGATGATCTCTCTTTTTTAAGGATTGTGAATGTTCCAAAACGAAATATCGGTAAAAAACGAATGGAATTTCTTCAAGCATATGTAAATGCTCATCACTGTTCTTTTTATGAGGCATTAAAAGAATGTGTGGAAGATCCAATTTTTAAAGGAACAGATGCAAAAGATTTTATCTCATTGATCGATGCTTTTTCAGTGACTTATGAGCAACGAACAATTTCTGAAGTTTTATCTGATATTTTGGATCGAAGTGGTTATGAAGAAATGCTTCGAACTACTGGAAATCAGGAACGTCTTGATAATCTGGCTGAATTAAAACAAGCTGTTTATGATTATGAAATATCTTGTGGCGAGGAAGCTCTGCTACCTGATTATCTTGATCATATTGCCCTATTTACGAATAGTGATGTTACTGATGATTCTGACAAAGTAAAATTGATGACCGTTCATGCTGCAAAAGGATTGGAATTCCCACACGTATTCCTATGTGCATTAAATGAAGGAATTTTTCCTTCCAAGAAAACCTCTACAATTGAGGGAATGGAAGAGGAACGTCGTCTTGCATTTGTTGCAATGTCACGTGCCATGAAAAGTTTATTTTTAAGTGAATCGCACGGAAAAAATTTTGATGGATCAACCCGTTACCCATCTAGATTTATTTTAGATATCGATCAAAAATTTTTAGAATACGTTAAAAAACCAGAAGATACTCTGATCGCAGAAACCAAAAATTACATTCATTACAGTAATCGCTATTTAGATGGTTATGTCGCTGAACAAACTTTTCAGGTTGGTGATAAGATCATTCATAATGTCTTTGGACAAGGTAGGATTAAATCCATCCTTTCTGATCGAAATGCATATATGATCAAATTTGAACAAATAGAAACACCTCGGATCATTTCATTTCGGGTTCCAATAAAAAGAGCTTAA
- a CDS encoding PAS domain-containing hybrid sensor histidine kinase/response regulator encodes MNNVRLCKEDATDEAGRQIWVMSVQVNWDHVNLALLNEAIYSGFWYFDCDKNSEIVNANWSHEFRKMLGYHDTLDFPNKLESWSDLLHPQDKERVMMQLQAAIKDKTNQIKYQVEYRMKMKDNQYQWFRASAEVIRRLDGSASRIAGIFINIDAEKKEIMQAQKSAAFHRAFTKADLCEYYVNLEANTFDTFKVEPSLMTVFEQSRTWDELIRHFVDSYVVETDKKAVSSFYDRGYIAERLKGLETELALECRITLNGEERWVRNVVIRGEIEDSEYAMIFLRDITEAKVESARHLQMAADNASMEQLIQSIVRLVDRFVVCDLENDRYEFYNLNGQMIYKPLGFYHDFQMQVLEKYKTLEPLEAIDILIAPDNIRKKLKSENDIYKFEYCSMDEKTYKIASYIPLEWKNGKLEKVLLASMDVTQEKKAEIESRQALKEAYRSAENANRAKTEFLSNMSHDIRTPMNAIVGLTAIAGANIESQDRVIECLSKITESSRHLLGLINEVLDMARIESGKMTLAQEDFNLSDLVDNLITITKPVLDEHKHNFDIHINHIEHEAVCGDSLRIQQVFVNLMSNAIKYTPDGGNITFSIEEKPNGFSELGCYEFTIEDNGIGMSPEFQKIMFDPFSRADDHRTTRVQGTGLGMAISRNIVNLMNGTIKVDSTLHKGTKITVTIYLELQEKEKEQDRDLMNLPVLVVDDDRTCCESTVATLNEIGIMGEWVLSGREAIECCYARHELKDDYFAVILDWKMPDMDGIETARQIRKRIGKEITIIVLTSYEFSEIEEEAKAAGIDAFIAKPLFRSRLTATLRQFTSGRKEKTARNYLEKLSESDYTGKRILLVEDNELNREIAGEILQMTGAKVETAKNGKIAVEKVEASPKDLYDLIFMDIQMPVMNGYEATAAIRSLSGEKGKLPIVAMTANAFAEDVQLAKNTGMNGHIAKPLDMNKLNDVLENWL; translated from the coding sequence GTGAATAATGTACGGCTTTGTAAAGAGGATGCGACAGATGAGGCGGGCAGACAGATCTGGGTTATGTCCGTACAGGTCAACTGGGATCATGTAAATTTGGCACTGCTCAATGAGGCTATCTATTCCGGCTTCTGGTATTTTGACTGTGACAAAAACAGTGAGATTGTGAATGCAAACTGGAGTCATGAATTCCGAAAAATGCTCGGCTATCATGATACTCTGGACTTTCCGAATAAACTGGAATCCTGGTCAGATCTTCTGCATCCACAGGATAAAGAAAGAGTAATGATGCAGCTTCAGGCGGCAATTAAGGATAAGACGAACCAGATAAAATACCAGGTAGAGTATCGTATGAAAATGAAGGATAATCAATACCAGTGGTTTCGGGCATCGGCAGAAGTAATACGCCGTCTGGATGGTTCTGCCAGCAGGATTGCCGGGATTTTTATTAACATTGATGCGGAGAAAAAAGAAATCATGCAGGCACAAAAATCTGCTGCTTTCCACCGGGCTTTTACGAAAGCAGATCTGTGCGAGTATTATGTGAATCTGGAAGCGAATACTTTTGATACCTTTAAGGTTGAACCGTCCCTGATGACAGTTTTTGAACAGAGTCGTACATGGGATGAACTGATCCGACATTTTGTGGATTCCTATGTTGTGGAGACAGATAAGAAGGCGGTATCCTCTTTTTACGACCGTGGTTATATTGCAGAAAGGCTGAAGGGTCTGGAAACCGAATTGGCTTTAGAGTGCCGTATCACTCTGAATGGAGAAGAACGATGGGTCCGCAATGTGGTCATACGTGGCGAAATAGAGGATTCAGAATATGCCATGATCTTTCTGCGTGATATCACAGAGGCAAAGGTGGAGAGTGCGCGGCATCTGCAGATGGCAGCGGATAATGCTTCCATGGAGCAGCTGATTCAGAGTATTGTGCGTCTGGTTGACCGCTTTGTTGTCTGTGATCTGGAAAATGACAGATATGAATTCTACAATCTGAATGGACAGATGATATATAAACCTCTGGGATTTTATCATGATTTTCAGATGCAGGTTCTTGAAAAATATAAGACACTGGAACCATTGGAAGCTATAGATATCCTGATAGCCCCGGATAATATTCGGAAAAAACTGAAAAGTGAAAATGATATTTATAAGTTTGAGTATTGCAGCATGGATGAAAAGACTTATAAAATCGCTTCTTATATTCCTTTGGAATGGAAGAATGGAAAGCTGGAAAAGGTATTGCTGGCATCCATGGATGTGACACAGGAGAAGAAAGCAGAGATTGAATCCCGTCAGGCACTGAAAGAGGCTTATCGGTCTGCAGAAAACGCAAATCGTGCGAAAACAGAATTCCTTTCCAATATGTCCCATGATATCCGGACACCAATGAATGCCATTGTGGGTCTGACGGCAATAGCAGGAGCAAATATTGAGAGTCAGGACAGAGTTATTGAATGTCTCAGCAAGATTACAGAATCAAGCCGTCATCTGCTGGGGCTGATCAATGAAGTATTGGATATGGCACGTATTGAAAGTGGAAAAATGACACTGGCACAGGAAGATTTCAATCTGTCAGATCTGGTAGATAATCTTATTACAATTACGAAACCGGTGCTTGATGAACATAAACATAATTTTGATATACACATCAATCATATTGAACATGAGGCTGTCTGTGGTGACAGCTTGAGGATTCAGCAGGTATTTGTGAATCTGATGAGTAATGCAATCAAGTATACACCGGATGGTGGAAATATTACTTTTTCGATAGAGGAAAAGCCAAATGGATTTTCAGAACTTGGATGCTATGAATTTACGATTGAGGATAATGGAATCGGTATGTCACCGGAATTCCAGAAAATCATGTTTGATCCGTTCAGCCGCGCGGATGACCACCGGACAACCAGAGTCCAGGGAACTGGTCTGGGAATGGCAATCAGCAGAAATATTGTGAACCTGATGAATGGCACTATTAAAGTGGACAGTACCTTGCACAAGGGAACTAAAATCACAGTAACAATTTATCTGGAGCTTCAGGAAAAAGAAAAAGAACAGGACAGAGATCTGATGAATCTGCCGGTTCTGGTTGTGGATGATGATAGGACATGCTGTGAAAGTACAGTTGCAACATTAAATGAAATCGGTATTATGGGTGAATGGGTTCTCTCTGGCAGGGAAGCCATTGAGTGCTGTTATGCACGGCATGAGTTGAAAGATGATTACTTTGCTGTTATTTTAGACTGGAAGATGCCGGATATGGATGGCATAGAAACAGCCAGACAGATCCGGAAGCGGATAGGTAAAGAAATCACCATCATTGTACTGACATCCTATGAATTCAGCGAGATTGAAGAAGAAGCAAAGGCGGCGGGCATAGATGCTTTTATTGCAAAACCGCTGTTCCGTTCCCGGCTGACGGCAACACTACGGCAGTTTACTTCAGGCAGAAAAGAAAAAACAGCAAGAAATTATCTGGAGAAGTTGTCAGAATCAGACTACACAGGAAAAAGGATTCTGCTGGTTGAGGATAATGAGTTGAACAGAGAAATTGCTGGTGAAATTTTGCAGATGACAGGTGCAAAAGTGGAAACGGCAAAAAATGGGAAAATCGCAGTTGAGAAAGTGGAAGCTTCTCCGAAAGATTTGTATGATCTTATTTTTATGGATATCCAAATGCCTGTTATGAATGGTTATGAGGCAACAGCGGCAATCAGGAGTCTTTCGGGTGAAAAGGGAAAACTGCCTATTGTTGCCATGACTGCCAATGCTTTTGCAGAAGATGTACAGCTGGCCAAAAATACAGGCATGAATGGACATATCGCGAAACCGCTGGATATGAATAAGCTGAATGATGTTCTGGAAAACTGGCTGTAA
- the istB gene encoding IS21-like element helper ATPase IstB — translation MTNQSTIDKLIEMRLSCMADSFRNQLNDPEFNEVPFEDRFGMIVDIEYNNRKSNRLKRLIKKAEFDQPDASIMDVDYTSGRKLNKELITRLATCEYISEHRNIFITGATGCGKTYMACAFGMEACKQYFNTKYVRLPDLLIDLELARDNGNYKKIMAKYANPVLLILDEWLLLKPTESEQRDIFELLHRRRKKSSTIFCSQYEFEEWYDQLGGSDSPLADAILDRIAYDSYRINIRGIDIEHDISMREVYGLDKSLRE, via the coding sequence ATGACAAATCAAAGCACAATTGATAAATTAATTGAAATGCGACTTAGCTGCATGGCAGATTCATTTCGTAATCAGTTGAATGATCCTGAATTTAACGAAGTTCCTTTTGAAGACCGGTTCGGTATGATTGTAGATATCGAATATAATAACCGAAAAAGTAATCGATTAAAGAGACTGATCAAAAAAGCTGAGTTTGATCAGCCAGATGCAAGTATCATGGATGTCGATTATACATCCGGACGTAAACTGAACAAGGAATTGATCACTCGTCTTGCTACATGTGAATATATATCTGAACATAGAAATATCTTTATCACAGGTGCAACTGGTTGCGGAAAAACGTACATGGCATGTGCCTTTGGTATGGAAGCATGTAAACAATATTTTAATACCAAGTATGTTCGGTTACCTGATCTTTTGATTGATCTTGAGCTGGCTCGTGACAATGGCAATTACAAAAAGATCATGGCTAAATATGCAAATCCAGTTCTTCTTATTTTAGATGAATGGCTTTTATTAAAGCCAACTGAATCAGAACAAAGAGATATTTTTGAACTTTTACACAGAAGACGTAAAAAATCATCTACCATCTTTTGTTCTCAGTATGAATTTGAAGAATGGTATGATCAACTTGGAGGTTCAGACAGTCCATTGGCAGATGCTATATTAGATCGTATTGCATATGACAGTTATCGGATCAATATCAGAGGTATTGATATTGAACATGATATTTCTATGCGCGAAGTTTACGGATTAGATAAATCATTACGCGAGTAA
- the istA gene encoding IS21 family transposase, with protein MTKYREILRLSSLGFSNRNIALSVPCSRNTVSKVLKRAKELNLSWPLSDDQTDAVLEQLLYPKLHNRSNRRMPDYDYIRKELLRNGVSKKLLWTEYIEDCRANGDEPLMYSQFCYHIQQDEQKHRATMHIKRKPAEQIEVDWAGDPAMIIDPDTGEIIKAHIFVGVMTYSQYTYVEAFLDMKQRSWIKAHIHMYEYFGGVAKILVPDNCKTAVIHNGKRKDQQINQIYQELAEHYGTAIIPARVRSPKDKPNAEGTVGNISTWITAALRNEQFFSLAELNRAIRKKLLTFNQKLFQKKEGSRLELFLENEKPLLSPLPATRFELSDWKTATVQFNYHISVDKMLYSVPYEYIKKKVDVKITDNTVEIFYNHNRIASHRRLKGRPGQYSTVTAHMPEDHQKYLEWNGDRFRKWAEQIGINTYHAVNAILTSKRVEQQTYRSCMGLLKLAEKYSDTLLEAACKKALSYTSSPSYKSIKNILVTSSKKLKSEADHTESTHKAHGITRGADYYRR; from the coding sequence ATGACCAAATATCGTGAGATTCTCAGACTTTCCAGTCTGGGATTTAGTAATCGGAACATTGCTTTAAGTGTTCCATGTTCTCGAAATACTGTTTCAAAAGTTTTAAAACGTGCTAAGGAGTTAAATCTTTCCTGGCCATTATCAGATGATCAGACAGATGCAGTATTAGAGCAGTTGTTATATCCAAAACTACACAACAGATCAAACCGTCGGATGCCTGATTATGATTACATCCGAAAAGAACTACTCCGCAATGGTGTCAGTAAAAAACTTCTCTGGACAGAATATATTGAAGATTGCCGTGCAAATGGAGATGAACCATTGATGTATTCTCAATTCTGTTATCACATTCAACAGGATGAGCAGAAACATCGTGCTACCATGCATATCAAACGTAAACCTGCAGAGCAGATCGAAGTTGACTGGGCTGGTGATCCTGCAATGATCATCGATCCAGATACAGGAGAGATCATCAAGGCACATATCTTTGTTGGTGTGATGACATACAGTCAGTATACTTACGTTGAAGCTTTTTTGGATATGAAACAACGATCATGGATCAAGGCTCATATTCATATGTATGAATATTTTGGCGGTGTTGCAAAGATCCTCGTGCCAGATAATTGTAAAACAGCAGTTATCCATAACGGAAAACGGAAAGATCAACAGATCAATCAAATCTATCAGGAACTAGCTGAACATTACGGAACTGCGATCATACCTGCTCGTGTCAGAAGTCCTAAAGATAAACCGAATGCAGAGGGAACCGTTGGAAATATATCTACGTGGATCACAGCAGCACTTCGCAATGAACAGTTCTTTTCACTTGCGGAATTAAATCGGGCTATCAGAAAAAAACTTTTGACTTTTAACCAAAAACTCTTTCAAAAAAAGGAAGGTAGCCGGTTGGAGCTATTCCTTGAAAATGAAAAGCCTTTGCTATCCCCATTACCTGCTACCCGTTTTGAACTAAGCGACTGGAAAACCGCCACAGTTCAGTTCAATTATCACATATCTGTGGATAAAATGCTATATTCAGTTCCTTATGAATACATCAAAAAGAAAGTTGATGTAAAAATAACAGATAATACAGTTGAGATCTTTTATAATCACAATCGTATTGCTTCTCATCGTCGACTAAAAGGACGTCCGGGTCAATACAGTACTGTTACAGCACATATGCCAGAGGATCATCAGAAATATCTTGAATGGAATGGTGATCGTTTCCGTAAATGGGCTGAACAGATTGGAATAAATACATATCATGCAGTCAATGCAATCTTAACCTCCAAACGTGTGGAGCAGCAAACCTACCGAAGTTGTATGGGATTACTGAAGCTTGCTGAAAAGTACTCTGATACTTTATTGGAAGCTGCTTGTAAAAAAGCCTTATCCTATACTTCGTCACCGAGTTATAAGAGCATTAAAAACATTCTTGTGACCAGTTCAAAAAAACTGAAATCGGAAGCTGATCATACAGAATCCACACACAAAGCACACGGCATCACAAGAGGTGCTGATTATTATCGGAGGTAA